AGCAATTAACGTGTGCCTGAGTTGTAAAAGCAATTTCAGagcaatgaatacatgtatacctttGTATTTCTCTTCGACTATATCTGCTAGAACGTCTTGTTGGACAGTGTCACTTCTGAGGCCATTGCAAATGTCACTCCATGTACGAGAAGATGAAGATCGCAACCAGTGGGTCAGCATTTCACGCAAGCGAGCTTTATCGCAGTTCTCCTTAGATTTGATACCCTCAAGAGTGTTAACTTTAATTCCCAAAGCGAGGCCCAACTCAAACCAATCTTTAGCGGCCTTAATTAATAGAGAAAAAATATCTTGCAAACCCTCAATGCATAATTGGTCTTCATCTCTTTCATCATCCTCACCTATATTATACATGGCAACAAGGGTATTAGATTCTTCGTCGCATCCACCATGATGTAAGTATGATCACAACATCatagtagatctactgtacGTACCTGTGTGACTCCATTGTTGTAGCCGAGTGTTccagtgagggggtggagggggtgtagCAGAGGAGAGAGTGAGAGAAGTGTGGGACTGCTCCACTGACAGGAGGGACGGGGGAAACTCTGTACAGGATAAATGGTCACAGTATGTAAAGTGGATGCatgcctataataattattatgagggGTCACTTGACAAAATACTCCAAGATTTCAGTCCTTACACTACTGAGACACATTGATTATCCTCCAATGAGAATAGTGCACTTTCAGCTAAACTCAACGTACATATAAGGATGTCTTTTTGACTAAAAGTACCTGCAAAATTCTATTGATATTTTTGCAGCATACCGTGTAACGATGGCAGAGAGGGAGCTAGCACTGCATAATGGCTCCCAGATTGCTGACCTGGGATTGCCACTGCACTCATGGGGTTGAGCACTTGAGGAGGAGGGGCCACTACATGACAGTGaatacacaaaataatgtttggTTATGCACTGAAACAACTATACCTTGATTTGGATCCACTGGGTCCAGTACAATCCATATTTGGTTATCAGGCTCCTTAGTTCCTTTCAAAGTTGTTAGGTGTGAACGTTTTGGTACCTTGCAGCCCCAGCTACTCTCAGAGAGTGTCGCTTCAAGTTTTGTGGATGGAACGATTCTCCCCGGCTTGAAGGAGTTGACTCTTTTCTTAGATATCTGAATACAACAGACGCAAAACTAGCATAATTAACTTTATAACAATTTGAGAAACATTACCTTTGGTTTAACAAGTGGTTTTAGTCTCCATTCATCGATATCAACACCGCTGGTTATTGGTATATCCAGTGAAATATTTGAGTCTTCAAATTCCACTTCCAAAGTCAGTTTATTTTCTGCACCCAACTTTTGGAAATAATATTGTGTTGCCTAAAGAAATAAAACAAcaacataaataattatacattacaAAACCTCAAAAGTGTTTcctaatgcacctatcaatttcagtccccactaccccccatGCGGGCTATGTCGGGGTTTAGTTGGGATTTGATTTACATCAACTGCCCTACCCCAGGGGGCCTGTATGGTTGAAATCAAATCCCCACTTCCCCTCCCATACCCACTTAACAACCCCGGGATTTGACTACACGCGTGCATGTGCTATACTTTTCCGGATATTACTGTTGTGAATTTGTATATTGAGAAAGTCAAATTCCCCACCCTATCCCGCACCTTGGGGTTACTTGCTGAATCAAAACCCCAACAAAACCCCCCACTGTGCCCCGcagggggggtagtggggactgacattgataggtgcataagataattataattattaggcaCAAAAAAAACCACAAAATCTGTCACTCACGGCATTATGTACTGCATCATCCACATTGATTGTGAAATGAATTTCCACGGTCCGAGGGTCGGCCTTTAGGTAGTATAGACTGGCGACATACAGTAGATCAACATCACCCTCCGCAGCTATTGCATATGAACTGAAATGATTCACACTTAAACAACCATACGAGCTGTGCTCGGTGAATGAGCCACGCCCTTCAAGCTGCTTGAATGTGTAGGGCATACTCTCCTGGGAGCAATGTGCTCtcacaaatgagagcttggtTGAGCTGGTCATTTTGGCACAGTGCTGTATCTCGACTGTCAGCTGCTGTTGGAATCGACACAAGGGAAGAGGACGTATCCAGAAGACACCGCTGACCAACTGGAGATTGTCAGGAAACTGGTACTGCCCAGCTACACTGGCCTTGATTTCTAGTTGACACTGGTCAACACCAGCTGGCAGGGAGCCCTGGGGTATGGTGAGCTTGAATCCATAGCCAACCCAGTGGATGGTTTGGAGTGAGTTGGTGACGATCACACATGTGCTGGCCACAACTTCAACACCAGGGAGGTCTGAGTGGAGGTAACAGTATAGAACAATGCAAATGAGGTACCTAACTCACTGAATGGGGTTCTGAGAGTGTTTACCAAAACTGTGTATGGATTCCTGTGGTTGACTCAAGACTTCAGTTGGTAGATGAGGACATGATATGACATCTTGATAACCTATCAGTGGTCAGTGGGTGATCACATGTCAGGCTACACATCATGCACACAGTCACCCTCTGTCGTAGCGTAACTCACCTGGTTCAACCTTGAGTTCCTGCTTCACTGGAACCAGTCCTTTGCTCTCAGCTCGGAGAAAATGAATCTCGTTTCTCAGGTATTCAATTTCTGTATGTCATAAGTACAGCTGATTCATTacaatattaattatataagccTTTGCCTTTTTCTAGCTGGTGAATCTTGTCAGCTTGCTCGTCATACTCATCAGTCAACTGATCCAGCTCCGCCTGCAGACTCTCATACTCTAGAAGCCGTCGTTTCACTTCAGATCTCAATTCAGTCACAGAACTTTCTCCACCTAAAGAATCTGTACACACAAAAGTCGTTATGATAACCTCTAACCAGCTGTAGCTTGTTCCTTGTCTCCAGGGCTTAGTTGGACCTCTTGTTCTTTGTTTCGAACtgtaaaattatacatgtatagtactacTATATTATACAGACCTCTACTCTTAGTGTGTTTGCATTTTCATACCTTGTTCTTTGCTTAACTGGACCTCTGATTCAGAGGGCAGAGGTGAGTCTTCTATCTCTGGCAGTGACCCAGTCACACACTTGGCTATCTGCTCCGTGAGGTGACCCAGGTCCATCTTCCTCAGGACAGTGAACAGGCCCTCCCAGGTAGGGGGGTAAGATGGTCGCTTGCTTCTCTTCCAAGCATTGAAGATCAGCTCAACGTAATCACTAGGAGAGAGTGTGGGAGCTTTCTTTCTGTCTTTCACTAAAAGATGTACTCCCGAGGTAATGTGGAATCGATACCGATCTTTAGAGAGAAGTTCCATGAGATTGATTCCATACTTGTGCAGTTGATGCAGCTTGGGTATGTTGAACTGTACAATCAATGGTACTGAGCAAAAAATATGATAGTAATGTAATTGCTtatcataatttattatacctTTTAAAAAAGCTCTGAACACTTTATTGCTGGGCTTTTCACGTTTATCTGTCCCTCCGATAACCAATAGCTCTCCAGTTGGCAGCACAACAGCAGATGAGTGTGTCAGTGGTAGTGGCAGGTCAGCAACATGTTCCCAGGACTGGGTGCTGGAGGAGAAGGCATAGATGGCTGTTGTGAGGTCATCATAAGCCCTTCCTCGATCTCCTCCAATGGACAAGAGACGGCCACCAAAGAAGGCAGCAGTTGAATAGCAATTAGGAGCATCAGGTAGCGTCTCCCATGGTGACTGGTCGGATCCAGATATGAGTGATTGTAGTGATGTACGGAATACTTTTCCCACAGAGGTGATCAGGTACCACTGGTCACCATGGAGAACAGACTTGATGTCTTGTCCTGCATTTGCATTTGGTAGGGAGGGAGCAGTGGTCCACTGGCCATCTTTGAACACTTCCACAGAGGAGAGATCTCCTGAGGTATTCGTCCCTCCAACCACAACTAGTGCAGATCCACTACTGACAGCAGATGGGGAGCGTTGTGTCTCCTTCATAGGAGGCAGTGCTTCAACAAACTGTCCACCCCTCATCGTGAAGACTTTGTTTGTTGTCTCTATTGTAGGAtactcacacccacccaccagtAGCAGTTCAGAGTTATGGGTGACAAGGGTATAGCGATAGGTGGGTGTGTCTGTCACTGTCCATGTTCTGTCAACTCCAGGTTTGAATGAGTACAGTGAAGCTTCAGCTCTCCAACCAGGTTCATCAGTAATCCCTCCTCCAAAATAGAGTGTTCCATTCAGATACACTGAAGCGGCATTACTCATCTTCACTGGTAGAGAAGGCCATTCCTCCCACTCCAGATATGTTGAGGGATGGAGGATGTCAAGAATCTGCATGGGAGAAGGAAACATCAAGGTaagcataaattattatttagTGATGAGCTAACGTTTTCTATTATACGCAGGTTAAAATATGCGATACTAAATTCTAAATTCATGTTTGTCAgagaaaaccgcgaacatttataccctcgaaatatacgcGCTATATGGTAGCACTTTTATTTGGATAACTAACTATAGAGCTAGCAACATAACGAGGATATATATGTACtatgatttagatcccacttttttTAGTATGCACTTAATTTATAATTTCAGTGTTCAAATTTACTGTGTTGAATACTTAGAACTTGATTAGGAACGTAGATCAGAAAAATGAATTGTAGTCTGTAGCCTTGTGGCCAGATCTAATTGCTCAGGGGCCATTCAATCCCCGTGGTTGTATTACTAACTTACTACGCAAAGCCAGGTCAAATCCCACATAACAGTATGGGATCACATTTCAAGATCAAATGAGACCCAGAGGTGGGATAGTGGAGCAGCACATTGATGCCATGCATAATACCATTGccatctagatctagttagtATATAGTTATAGCACATGTCTGTGGCACAGCTATAGGTCCTTTGTTTAACATACCTTGTCCTGATCAGCCATCTTCTTTGTCACCCACCCTTCTTTAGATGCTGCAGCTTTCTACCTCCACAATCCTCTATAAGCCAAATTGCAAAATAGAAATTTTAAAGTGAGTTCTCAtcacatgtagatctatgcaaattaattatagtcacatgtTTTTAGACCATGCCTGCATGCACCCATAAAAGTTACTTatataaacagagctagaacaTCTCAATCTTACTGTATCTAGACACAATGACACAATTGTTCATGTCCACAGCTAAACCACACACAAGGTCCACTTGTTCACCCCCCTTGTTGCCAAGCAACTCGACAAACTCCCCTTGTGACGAGAACAGGTACACACCATCACACTCCCACTCACTGACATACAACACGCCCCCACCATCCACAGCAATTGCCCGAGGGTGCTTTAGTTTATTGCTACTTGTTGAACTTATAGCTGCCGATGATTTATGAGTGATAGATCGAATAAACCGTCCATCAGCTGTGAAGACTTGCACTCGATTGTTGTAATAGTCCGATATATACAACACAGTGTTGGAATCGTCAATAGCGATATTCTCGGGGAAATTAAACAGTCCATCACTATGGCCTTCACTACCGAATGAGCGCTTGAATGTGAGATGTGCAGAGAAAACTTGCACTCGATAGTTGACTTGATCGCAGACGTACAATCGATGTTTCTTCTTGCTGAAACAGATGCCCAAGGGAAGGTTGAATTGTCCATCCTCACTTCCCATGCATCCAACAGTAGCAACGAACTTTCCTTTAGATGTAAACTTCTGTACTCGATGATTACCAGAATCGCTCACATAGATATTATCATCTTTATCAATCGCAACTCCTCTTGGTTTGTTAAATTTTCCATGTTCTGTTCCAAATCCACCGAATGCTTTCTTCTTGCCGTCTTGAGCTATGATCGAGACGTAGTTTGATTTGTACTCGGCCACTATCAGTTCACCTTTGCTGTTCGTTGCAATACCTCGCGGCTTGCTAAGACCTTCGATGATTCTGATCGGCTTACGAAGGCTCTCTGGCGACGGGGTAACGGCCACAGGGTACGGACTACCTTTGATGGGTCTATGATTGATTCTAATGTGAAGACTGTGTTTCCCTCGGCTAACTGGCTGGTAGGTGAGCGTACGGCGACCATTTTCCCTTTCAATATCACATTTAATCGAAGCTCCGCTCTTGTTGTCTACTAGCTCAGCTGCAAGATCAAGTTTATCGATTAAATTGTCCACTGCAACGATAGTTTCTCTCCCGTCTATTGCAAATCCCAATCCTTCTCCACTTACAATGCAGTTATCAATCGCCACCTGTTCCGAATATACACTCCCAAAATCTTTGCAGTTTTGACGAATCTGCTCTGACTTGTCTCTGATAAATATCATATCTGCTTCGATCTGTGGCTGAATTGTGGATGGTTCAAACTCGACCGTTATCTCCTGTTCTTCGTGGCCGACTTGAGTGGTTGCCTCGAGTAACACGTTGCTCATCTTCGTGCGAGAGAGCTCAACTTTTTGCTTGTGGGCCGACAAAATTTGTAGCTTTTGTTGAGCGAGGCTATCGAGTTGTGTAACCAGCTGTTCCTTGCGTTCTTCAATGATATGGATCAGTGAGTTCATTTCTCGGTTGATTTTCGCTTGAAGTGAGGATTTTTGAGAGTTAATTCTTTGTTCTCGTTCGTCGAATGTCTTCAAGGCTTTGTCTAAGTGCCTCTTGACGACTTTGAGACTCAACACGGTAGTGGTTGCTGGAGTAGCCATATCCTGCATTTGGTAATGATTATATCAGTATATATAAGGTGTCCGACACgactagctctagctctagctctagctctatagCTCTACGATACTATATAGTGAGGGAAATGTCTTATACAAAAATTATACTAAGCCAAAAAAAGGAACCTTGTTATTTTCTTGTAGGGCAACAAGCAAATtacaagcataataattattatagaatgaTTGCTCTCATATATCTGTGTTCTGAACAAGCtaacatgcaataattattatagaatgaTTGCTCTCATATATCTGTGTTCTGAACAAGCTAACATGCAAACTACAAGCAAACTACAAGCAAAACAAGCTTTGCATCATTGATCTCACCTTTCCTTTTTGTTTGCTCTCTTCTTGATCTTCAAAAGGGCAGCCAAGGACTAGACTGTTCTGggagcacatgcacatgcacaatagGCAGCCATATATgccaacacaccacacatgtgCTGTGTGCCTTATTATTACTCGAGGTGGTGCAGTGATTAGCTAGCTGCCCAAATACAGTGTTGTTGTGCAATACAGCTGCATGCGTATGGTTTCGCATTGATTGACCACTGTTGACATTCCTGAACTGTTGTTAGCTACAAAATGGAGGACGCTGTGATGGCACAACTGTTGGGGATGGGATTTACGAGTGAGGACATCACTGCCTGTCAGAGGGAGCTCTCAGCTCAGGGTAAATACAGTCTACAAAAGGCTACAGAATGGTAGGCCTATTCAATATAAATTATCTTTACAAAAACATCATTATTCTACTATTTATACACAAGGCTGTACAATTTGATGGCTACTTGTCAATCACACAGGTTGCTACAACGGCAGCAGCAAGCCTCcacaggtcaaagttcaaccAGGCGTCTCGTTCTCACTGCACCTCCTCGTGAGGTTGCTATGGAAACCAAACCAATGTCGTCATCCAGTGATCTGTCCTCCCAAAGTCACGATAAACCACTCAAAACCAGGTAATGCCCATGCACGATGTTTGATGAACAAGCTCTGAATAAATTGGAGCTCATTGTACATTTAACACGGTGACGGTGATTTATATGTTATCTTGACTTATTCTAGAACGTTCATAGCACATAAATAGTATAATCTGTTTTAGAAATTGAGCACGTAATTCCCCATTTATGGACATTTCACTaaaacacactcacactcttcaccccatcacacacctcacactcacactcctcaccccatcacacacctcacacacctcacaggtACATAGTGAACGAGGATCACAGTCGAGACAAAGATCGGTTTGCGGCTAAAGAGAGAGaggaggcaataaagagaGCAAAGGTGATGCGCTTGGCCGACATCAAAGCAAGGCAACAAGTGATGCAACATATCGAAGAAGATAGAAAGTGAATAATAATCTGATAATAATTTTTGCTGGTTTCCAATTATCTAAATTTCTTTTAGGGCTAAAGAAGCGAAGCTAAAGTCTCCCACACAACCAAGCTCTGTGGCTCGTACCCTACAGGACGCTTCTTCACAGTCAGCTGACAGCCACATGACCAGGTCACATGACACTTGCCGGCTTCAGATACGTCTGCCCGATGGTCGAGTATTAAGACAAAGCTTCCCTACATCCGCTAGTCTTAGTCAAATTGTTGAGCTTGTTATGGAGAGCTGTTCCGATTGTGGGAGTGTGCAACTGAttcaggtgagtgggtggtgtgtgtgtgtgtgtgcagctgattcaggtgagtgggtgtgtgagtgtgcagCTGATTCAGGTGTGGGGGTTCTAATGTTAGAAAAGAGATAAGACAAAAACTGAGTACAGATAGAATCGAACCCTTACCCTCTTTCACTTGAAATTACATGTAGTTGCCTAACCTTACTAAGCCATCGGGTTATCATATGGATTGTGCCCTAAAAGAGGGACAGCTGTtaaggtttgtgtgtgtgcgtgtgtacagTAATACTGTATACCTGTAGTGAGTGAATGCTCTCTGTCACTGTTGGCTAGCTTGTGCAGGAGGTTGGCACCTTGTAGCACTTATTGCATGTATGCGATACATGCGACTGCACTAACAATTGTAGTACATCAACATCTATATTGATCCCATTACACTGCACTAATTGCCACGCCCACACAGCCGTACCCTCATCGTGAGTTCACTCTCTCTGAGTATCAATGCTCTCTCCAGTCACTCAATCTCTGTCCCTCTGCCTCGCTCGTCGTCGCTAAGCAACCAGCCTCGTTAAAAGTGGACTCCGAACAATCTGCAACAGATTCTAACGAACTaattgaccaatcagatgaCAGTAGTTCTGCTCAAGCTGTCGCAAACCCTCCGAAACAACGAAGAGTTATGTTCAATACAACTCAAAGTTCAAAGGGCAAAGGTCATCGACTGGGAGATGGCAGTGCTAATACTAATGAGCCAATGGATATGGATGTTGGAGGCGATAAAGATGAAGATGATGAAGAAGATATGGATCAGGATGACGATGACGATGACGATGCTAAAGACAATAATATGAATGTGAATATGTTCCCCCTTCGTGGTTTTGGACAGCCTCGTCCtgggaaaccacacccactagccAGGGGGGCTAATCGAggtgagggtggtgtgtgtgtacttgtacCAGTGTGTGCCCAGAATTTGTACAGTGTTGGCCATTATTTTCTCATAACACAAATTTACCTTTTTATGTGACAAACTAgtccagtgtgggcacatccctgctAACAAGTAGTGAACTAGCTACCCTAAGAGATGGTTATTTTTATCTAGAGGTgattagtaccaaccaccaccaccattgACCAGTGTGTACATCACTGTATGCACAATGTTACTTTAGCCACTGTTTATGTGTTTTATTGCTCATTCAATGTATTTTGTGATTTATTTATTTTACATCTTTCTCCTCCACTCTACTACAGTTGTACCTGGTCGTTTTATGCCCGCTGGTATGGGGTTTGGAGGTATGGGGTTTGGTGGTATGGGGGGTGGTGGCGAGGGGGGCAATCGTCTGGGGGGCAAGGAGGCGGTAGTGGACAGTGGCGTACAACAACAGGCAATACGAATGAGAGAGGCAGGTCAGAGAAAAtcaaatattataattattattttgattaCGTGTACAGTATAAGAATAATTTaaatttaaataattatgctagaatataaaatataattttacccctcacacacaccacacacacacacacacaccacacacacacacacgcacacacctacacacacaccacacacacacacacacacacacacacctacacacacaccacacacacacacacacacagctcgtAGTGCTGCCATCAGACGTTCTGAGGCTCCCGCCCCTCACACATggcacactcctcacaccctcacacatcacGGACCACCC
The Halichondria panicea chromosome 14, odHalPani1.1, whole genome shotgun sequence DNA segment above includes these coding regions:
- the LOC135347813 gene encoding uncharacterized protein LOC135347813 isoform X5, translating into MADQDKILDILHPSTYLEWEEWPSLPVKMSNAASVYLNGTLYFGGGITDEPGWRAEASLYSFKPGVDRTWTVTDTPTYRYTLVTHNSELLLVGGCEYPTIETTNKVFTMRGGQFVEALPPMKETQRSPSAVSSGSALVVVGGTNTSGDLSSVEVFKDGQWTTAPSLPNANAGQDIKSVLHGDQWYLITSVGKVFRTSLQSLISGSDQSPWETLPDAPNCYSTAAFFGGRLLSIGGDRGRAYDDLTTAIYAFSSSTQSWEHVADLPLPLTHSSAVVLPTGELLVIGGTDKREKPSNKVFRAFLKVPLIVQFNIPKLHQLHKYGINLMELLSKDRYRFHITSGVHLLVKDRKKAPTLSPSDYVELIFNAWKRSKRPSYPPTWEGLFTVLRKMDLGHLTEQIAKCVTGSLPEIEDSPLPSESEVQLSKEQVRNKEQEVQLSPGDKEQATAGGESSVTELRSEVKRRLLEYESLQAELDQLTDEYDEQADKIHQLEKEIEYLRNEIHFLRAESKGLVPVKQELKVEPGYQDVISCPHLPTEVLSQPQESIHSFDLPGVEVVASTCVIVTNSLQTIHWVGYGFKLTIPQGSLPAGVDQCQLEIKASVAGQYQFPDNLQLVSGVFWIRPLPLCRFQQQLTVEIQHCAKMTSSTKLSFVRAHCSQESMPYTFKQLEGRGSFTEHSSYGCLSVNHFSSYAIAAEGDVDLLYVASLYYLKADPRTVEIHFTINVDDAVHNAATQYYFQKLGAENKLTLEVEFEDSNISLDIPITSGVDIDEWRLKPLVKPKISKKRVNSFKPGRIVPSTKLEATLSESSWGCKVPKRSHLTTLKGTKEPDNQIWIVLDPVDPNQAPPPQVLNPMSAVAIPEFPPSLLSVEQSHTSLTLSSATPPPPPHWNTRLQQWSHTGEDDERDEDQLCIEGLQDIFSLLIKAAKDWFELGLALGIKVNTLEGIKSKENCDKARLREMLTHWLRSSSSRTWSDICNGLRSDTVQQDVLADIVEEKYKGATPWEHSSRPRPLTGEKREATEHTEQGSSPQETSVRGAVREENGLRTLSSLSVDGYLLKKTGEQY
- the LOC135347813 gene encoding uncharacterized protein LOC135347813 isoform X1, coding for MADQDKILDILHPSTYLEWEEWPSLPVKMSNAASVYLNGTLYFGGGITDEPGWRAEASLYSFKPGVDRTWTVTDTPTYRYTLVTHNSELLLVGGCEYPTIETTNKVFTMRGGQFVEALPPMKETQRSPSAVSSGSALVVVGGTNTSGDLSSVEVFKDGQWTTAPSLPNANAGQDIKSVLHGDQWYLITSVGKVFRTSLQSLISGSDQSPWETLPDAPNCYSTAAFFGGRLLSIGGDRGRAYDDLTTAIYAFSSSTQSWEHVADLPLPLTHSSAVVLPTGELLVIGGTDKREKPSNKVFRAFLKVPLIVQFNIPKLHQLHKYGINLMELLSKDRYRFHITSGVHLLVKDRKKAPTLSPSDYVELIFNAWKRSKRPSYPPTWEGLFTVLRKMDLGHLTEQIAKCVTGSLPEIEDSPLPSESEVQLSKEQVRNKEQEVQLSPGDKEQATAGGESSVTELRSEVKRRLLEYESLQAELDQLTDEYDEQADKIHQLEKEIEYLRNEIHFLRAESKGLVPVKQELKVEPGYQDVISCPHLPTEVLSQPQESIHSFDLPGVEVVASTCVIVTNSLQTIHWVGYGFKLTIPQGSLPAGVDQCQLEIKASVAGQYQFPDNLQLVSGVFWIRPLPLCRFQQQLTVEIQHCAKMTSSTKLSFVRAHCSQESMPYTFKQLEGRGSFTEHSSYGCLSVNHFSSYAIAAEGDVDLLYVASLYYLKADPRTVEIHFTINVDDAVHNAATQYYFQKLGAENKLTLEVEFEDSNISLDIPITSGVDIDEWRLKPLVKPKISKKRVNSFKPGRIVPSTKLEATLSESSWGCKVPKRSHLTTLKGTKEPDNQIWIVLDPVDPNQVAPPPQVLNPMSAVAIPGQQSGSHYAVLAPSLPSLHEFPPSLLSVEQSHTSLTLSSATPPPPPHWNTRLQQWSHTGEDDERDEDQLCIEGLQDIFSLLIKAAKDWFELGLALGIKVNTLEGIKSKENCDKARLREMLTHWLRSSSSRTWSDICNGLRSDTVQQDVLADIVEEKYKGATPWEHSSRPRPLTGEKREATEHTEQGSSPQETSVRGAVREENGLRTLSSLSVDGYLLKKTGEQY